The Hyphomicrobiales bacterium genome has a window encoding:
- the corA gene encoding Magnesium transport protein CorA: protein MAVSHIRLATVAAPEQAPDPGPEPGQVHAAGVIASSVYAHGVRVADIPVEEAGEWARKDDHVVWIGLFEPESALLKCVQQQFNLHPLAVEDATNAHQRPKLEQYGDALFVVARTAQLINGRIAFGETHIFVGRGYIVSVRHGASTSYRSVRQHWETCPTSLAKGEDFILYAILDFIVDNYMPVLEAIHDEVEEIEDRVLAKPMTRDDIERLYMLRRDLLRLRNAIAPLLDVCQRLTNGNVPQVRPTLAPMFRDVTDHVRTVQEKIDSLREVLAFAFEASLLVGQSQENSITKRLASWAAILAVPTAVAGIYGMNFENMPELKTYYGYYVVLGVIMTSCAVLYWRFKRNGWL from the coding sequence ATGGCCGTCTCTCATATCAGGCTCGCCACGGTCGCGGCTCCCGAGCAAGCGCCCGATCCCGGGCCCGAGCCGGGCCAGGTCCATGCCGCCGGCGTCATCGCCTCCAGCGTCTATGCCCATGGCGTGCGCGTCGCCGACATCCCCGTCGAGGAAGCCGGCGAATGGGCGCGGAAGGACGATCACGTCGTCTGGATCGGCCTGTTCGAGCCGGAATCGGCCCTGCTCAAATGCGTGCAGCAGCAGTTCAACCTGCATCCGCTCGCGGTCGAGGACGCGACCAACGCCCATCAGCGCCCCAAGCTCGAACAATATGGCGATGCGCTGTTCGTGGTGGCGCGCACCGCGCAACTGATCAATGGGCGCATCGCCTTCGGCGAAACGCATATCTTCGTCGGCCGTGGCTACATCGTCAGCGTGCGGCACGGTGCGTCGACCTCCTACAGGTCGGTCCGGCAGCATTGGGAGACCTGCCCGACCTCACTGGCGAAGGGCGAGGATTTCATCCTCTATGCGATCCTCGACTTCATCGTCGACAACTACATGCCCGTGCTCGAGGCGATCCACGACGAGGTCGAGGAAATCGAGGACAGGGTTCTCGCCAAGCCGATGACCCGCGACGACATCGAGCGGCTCTACATGCTGCGGCGGGACCTGCTGCGGCTGCGCAACGCCATCGCGCCGCTGCTCGATGTCTGCCAGCGGCTCACCAACGGCAACGTGCCGCAGGTCAGGCCGACGCTTGCCCCGATGTTCCGCGACGTGACCGACCATGTCCGCACCGTGCAGGAGAAGATCGACAGCCTGCGCGAGGTGCTGGCCTTCGCCTTCGAAGCGAGCCTGCTTGTGGGCCAGAGCCAGGAGAACTCGATCACCAAGCGCCTGGCCTCCTGGGCGGCCATCCTGGCGGTTCCAACCGCCGTCGCGGGCATCTACGGCATGAATTTCGAGAACATGCCGGAGCTCAAGACATATTACGGCTACTATGTGGTCCTGGGCGTGATCATGACGTCCTGCGCCGTGCTGTACTGGCGCTTCAAGCGGAACGGCTGGCTCTGA
- a CDS encoding SDR family NAD(P)-dependent oxidoreductase, translated as MTVLPSLAGRICLVAGASRGLGRGIAGALGEAGATVIVTGRSSEAGAHTDQRPETFEDTAREVEAAGGKGYPYRCDHTSEREVDGLVAWALRRFGRLDCVVDAVWGGNEGYDGERYPDGSGFGTPFWRRPAARLGRSFESGVYAQLLLARAVAPAMVQMRSGLIVTVSFDTTGGYLGDVFYDLAKAAMNRLSFAMAEELKPFGVTALGISPGHVLTERVRDAGLAAEATETPHYAGRAVAALAADPNVARHAGCILPVADLARAYGFTDRDGSQPARFIITNQQGGGDVAQG; from the coding sequence ATGACCGTCCTCCCTTCGCTTGCCGGCCGCATCTGCCTCGTCGCCGGTGCTTCGCGCGGACTCGGGCGCGGCATCGCCGGGGCCCTGGGCGAGGCGGGGGCGACCGTCATCGTCACCGGCCGCTCCAGCGAGGCCGGGGCCCACACCGACCAGCGCCCGGAGACCTTCGAGGATACGGCCCGGGAGGTCGAGGCCGCCGGCGGCAAGGGCTATCCCTATCGCTGCGACCACACCAGCGAACGCGAGGTCGACGGGCTCGTCGCCTGGGCGTTGCGGCGCTTCGGCCGGCTCGACTGCGTCGTCGATGCGGTCTGGGGCGGCAACGAGGGCTATGACGGCGAGCGCTACCCGGATGGCTCGGGCTTCGGCACGCCCTTCTGGCGCCGCCCGGCGGCACGGCTGGGCCGCAGCTTCGAAAGTGGCGTCTATGCGCAGCTCCTGTTGGCCCGTGCCGTCGCGCCGGCCATGGTCCAGATGCGCTCCGGCCTGATCGTCACCGTGAGCTTCGACACGACCGGCGGCTATCTCGGCGATGTCTTCTACGATCTCGCCAAGGCCGCGATGAACCGGCTGAGCTTCGCGATGGCCGAAGAGCTGAAGCCGTTCGGCGTCACCGCGCTCGGGATTTCGCCGGGGCATGTCCTGACCGAGCGCGTCCGCGATGCGGGGCTGGCCGCCGAAGCGACCGAGACGCCTCACTATGCCGGCCGTGCCGTCGCGGCGCTGGCGGCAGACCCGAACGTCGCGCGCCATGCCGGCTGCATCCTGCCGGTCGCGGATCTGGCGCGCGCCTATGGCTTCACCGACCGGGATGGCTCTCAGCCGGCCCGCTTCATCATCACGAACCAACAGGGAGGCGGCGATGTCGCTCAAGGGTAA
- a CDS encoding SLC13 family permease — protein MTQPQILSVLLVAGMMAAFLWGRLRYDIVAMLALLLGVALGLVPAADAFKGFSDDIVIIVGSALVLSAAVARSRVIERLFSKLGPRLSSTQLEVPLLVFAVAIMSAIIKNIGALAMMLPIAYQLARKDGKSPSIFLMPMAFASLLGGIVTLVGTSPNVIVSRVRQELGGEPFRMFDFAPVGIVVALAGCAFLSLGYRLLPRDRRGAVSLDQAIDIKDYLTEARLGEKSPLAGKTVADLKAIGGGRAEIVSILRSEWREQAPLPDAGLRAGDILLLRGDTAVLERVVAEGGLDLIGKDRPTQKQDALDPDRIAEAIIGPDSVLIGQSAGDLALHSRFGVNMLAISRSGERFSQRLRDIRLRAGDVIVIQGDEKLLPEKLAEMGLLPLADRLVPLGSTRRVVLTVSITLAAIVALAAGLAPVPLVFFAAAVLLIALRCVPLREAYRNIDAPILLMLAALIPVSDSLRATGATDLFASWLAAIGGGLPGWAAVALILVAAMAVTPFLNNAATVLVMAPIGAGFARNLGYNPDAFLMAVAIGAACDFLTPIGHQCNTLVMGPGGYRFGDYARLGAPLSLIVILLAVPMILLVWPLR, from the coding sequence ATGACCCAGCCTCAGATTCTCTCCGTCCTCCTCGTCGCCGGCATGATGGCGGCCTTCCTGTGGGGCCGCCTGCGCTACGATATCGTCGCGATGCTGGCGCTGCTGCTCGGCGTGGCGCTCGGGCTGGTGCCGGCGGCGGATGCGTTCAAGGGCTTTTCCGACGACATCGTCATCATCGTCGGCAGCGCGCTGGTGCTGAGCGCGGCGGTCGCGCGCTCGCGGGTCATCGAGCGACTGTTCTCGAAGCTGGGTCCGCGCCTCTCCTCGACGCAGCTCGAAGTGCCGCTGCTCGTCTTCGCGGTCGCGATCATGTCGGCGATCATCAAGAACATCGGCGCGCTGGCGATGATGCTGCCCATCGCCTACCAGCTCGCGCGCAAGGACGGGAAGTCGCCCTCGATCTTCCTGATGCCGATGGCGTTCGCCTCGCTGCTCGGCGGCATCGTCACGCTCGTCGGCACATCGCCGAACGTCATCGTCTCGCGCGTGCGCCAGGAACTCGGCGGCGAGCCGTTCCGCATGTTCGATTTCGCTCCTGTCGGCATCGTCGTGGCGCTGGCGGGCTGCGCGTTTCTGAGCCTCGGCTATCGGCTGCTTCCGCGTGACCGGCGCGGTGCCGTCTCCCTCGACCAGGCGATCGACATTAAGGATTACCTGACCGAGGCGAGGCTCGGCGAGAAGTCGCCGCTCGCCGGCAAGACCGTCGCGGACCTCAAGGCCATCGGCGGCGGCCGAGCCGAGATCGTCTCGATCCTGCGCAGCGAGTGGCGCGAGCAGGCGCCCCTGCCGGATGCCGGCTTGCGGGCCGGGGATATCCTGCTGCTGCGCGGCGATACCGCCGTGCTCGAGCGGGTCGTCGCGGAGGGCGGGCTCGACCTCATCGGCAAGGACCGCCCGACGCAGAAGCAGGATGCTCTCGATCCCGACCGCATCGCCGAGGCGATCATCGGGCCGGATTCTGTCCTGATCGGCCAGTCGGCGGGCGATCTCGCGCTGCATAGCCGCTTCGGCGTCAACATGCTCGCCATCAGCCGTTCCGGCGAGCGCTTCAGCCAGCGCCTGCGCGATATCCGCCTGCGCGCCGGCGACGTCATCGTCATCCAGGGCGACGAGAAGCTGTTGCCGGAAAAGCTCGCCGAGATGGGGCTTCTGCCGCTTGCGGACCGGCTCGTGCCGCTCGGCTCGACGCGCCGCGTCGTGCTGACGGTGTCGATCACGCTCGCGGCGATCGTCGCGCTCGCCGCCGGGCTTGCCCCGGTGCCGCTCGTCTTCTTCGCCGCCGCGGTGCTGCTGATCGCGCTGCGCTGCGTGCCGCTGCGCGAGGCCTACCGGAACATCGACGCGCCGATCCTGCTGATGCTGGCGGCGCTGATCCCCGTCAGCGATTCCTTGCGGGCGACGGGCGCGACCGATCTCTTCGCCTCCTGGCTCGCCGCGATCGGTGGCGGCTTGCCCGGCTGGGCCGCGGTCGCGTTGATCCTGGTGGCGGCGATGGCGGTGACGCCTTTCCTCAACAACGCCGCGACCGTGCTTGTGATGGCGCCGATCGGCGCCGGCTTCGCGAGGAACCTCGGCTATAATCCCGACGCCTTCCTGATGGCGGTCGCGATCGGCGCGGCCTGCGACTTTCTCACGCCGATCGGCCATCAGTGCAACACGCTGGTGATGGGGCCGGGGGGCTATCGCTTCGGCGATTATGCGCGGCTGGGCGCGCCGCTCTCGCTCATCGTCATCCTGCTCGCCGTACCGATGATCCTGCTGGTCTGGCCGCTGCGGTAG
- a CDS encoding Citronellol/citronellal dehydrogenase translates to MSLKGKTLFITGGSRGIGLAIAIRAAKDGANVTIAAKTAEPHPKLPGTIYTSAAEIEAAGGKCLPLMVDVRDEHSVAEAIAKTAETFGGIDIVVNNASAIQLANTQMIDMKRFDLMHQINTRGTFMVSKYAIPHLEKAENPHILMLSPPLDMKTQWFAPHLAYSIAKYGMSLCVLGLAGELARKGIAVNALWPRTTIATAAVQNLLGGDKMVQASRTPEILADAAHMIFSKPSREFSGNFLIDDSFMAGEGVTDFTPYRVDPSVPLMPDFFVPADSKPPQGVKGGV, encoded by the coding sequence ATGTCGCTCAAGGGTAAGACGCTTTTCATTACCGGCGGCTCGCGCGGCATCGGCCTTGCCATCGCGATCAGGGCGGCGAAGGACGGCGCCAACGTCACCATCGCCGCCAAGACGGCCGAGCCGCACCCGAAGCTGCCCGGCACGATCTACACCTCCGCCGCCGAGATCGAGGCGGCCGGCGGCAAATGCCTGCCGCTGATGGTCGATGTCCGCGACGAGCACAGCGTGGCGGAGGCCATCGCGAAGACGGCCGAGACCTTCGGCGGCATCGACATCGTCGTGAACAACGCCAGCGCGATCCAGCTCGCCAACACCCAGATGATCGACATGAAGCGCTTCGATCTGATGCACCAGATCAACACGCGCGGCACCTTCATGGTCTCGAAATATGCGATTCCCCATCTGGAGAAGGCGGAGAACCCGCATATCCTGATGCTGTCGCCGCCGCTCGACATGAAGACGCAGTGGTTCGCGCCGCATCTGGCCTATTCCATCGCGAAATACGGGATGAGCCTCTGCGTGCTCGGCCTCGCCGGCGAGCTGGCGCGCAAGGGCATCGCCGTCAACGCGCTCTGGCCGCGCACCACCATCGCCACCGCCGCCGTCCAGAACCTGCTCGGCGGCGACAAGATGGTGCAGGCGAGCCGCACGCCCGAGATCCTGGCGGATGCCGCCCACATGATCTTCTCGAAGCCGTCGCGCGAGTTCTCCGGCAATTTCCTGATCGACGACAGCTTCATGGCGGGGGAGGGCGTCACCGATTTCACGCCCTATCGCGTCGACCCGTCGGTGCCGCTGATGCCCGATTTCTTCGTCCCGGCGGACAGCAAGCCGCCGCAGGGCGTGAAGGGTGGAGTCTGA
- a CDS encoding Magnesium transporter: MLLIHGICPKSGDKLASRQLAADEEIPPGSIWLDLLNPSGVEDSKVEQHLGISIPTREEMHDLEPSETIYAEDGAHYMTARIICHSESNVPRLADVTFILTDKALVTVRYDEPGAFNIFLNRATKPGGCELEPAGVIEGLIEAIVDRAAEVLRGVGDRIDMRSRQIFDGNSASVEQGRVYQAVVRKIGQYEHIISNVRESMVSVERVLLYLSANFKRTKKAASGFTPEWRAAIRDVQAIEEHATFLSNKLQFMLNATLGLVSIEQNKIIKLFSVVAVVFMPPTLVASIYGMNFEKMPELKWELGYPMSLGVMVVAAILPYLFFRWKKWL; this comes from the coding sequence ATGCTTCTGATCCACGGAATCTGCCCGAAGAGCGGCGACAAGCTCGCCAGCCGCCAGCTCGCCGCCGATGAGGAGATTCCGCCGGGCTCGATCTGGCTCGATCTGCTCAACCCGTCCGGAGTGGAGGATTCCAAGGTCGAGCAGCATCTCGGCATATCGATCCCGACCCGGGAGGAAATGCACGATCTCGAGCCGTCCGAGACGATCTATGCCGAGGACGGCGCGCATTACATGACGGCGCGGATCATCTGCCATTCCGAGAGCAACGTCCCGCGCCTCGCCGACGTCACCTTCATCCTGACCGACAAGGCGCTGGTCACGGTGCGCTATGACGAACCCGGCGCCTTCAACATCTTCCTCAACCGGGCAACGAAGCCGGGCGGCTGCGAGCTGGAGCCGGCCGGCGTCATCGAAGGACTGATCGAGGCGATCGTCGATCGCGCGGCCGAGGTGCTGCGCGGCGTCGGCGACCGCATCGATATGCGCTCGCGCCAGATCTTCGACGGCAACAGCGCCAGCGTCGAGCAGGGCCGCGTCTATCAGGCGGTGGTGCGCAAGATCGGCCAGTACGAGCACATCATCTCGAACGTTCGCGAGAGCATGGTCTCGGTCGAGCGGGTGCTGTTGTATCTGTCGGCCAACTTCAAGCGCACCAAGAAGGCGGCCAGCGGCTTCACTCCGGAATGGCGCGCCGCGATCCGCGACGTCCAGGCGATCGAGGAGCACGCCACCTTCCTGTCGAACAAGTTGCAATTCATGCTGAACGCGACGCTCGGCCTGGTCTCGATCGAGCAGAACAAGATCATCAAGCTCTTCTCGGTCGTCGCGGTGGTCTTCATGCCGCCGACGCTCGTCGCCTCGATCTACGGCATGAACTTCGAGAAGATGCCGGAGCTGAAATGGGAACTGGGTTATCCCATGTCGCTCGGCGTGATGGTGGTCGCCGCGATCCTGCCCTATCTGTTCTTCCGCTGGAAGAAGTGGCTGTAA